From Alosa sapidissima isolate fAloSap1 chromosome 7, fAloSap1.pri, whole genome shotgun sequence, the proteins below share one genomic window:
- the LOC121714280 gene encoding uncharacterized protein LOC121714280 — MSDIDVNDDGTLTHLTFDSLSRERYLAKIALIGGVDPYTTPVDGMVALTAAVRYPNVEYHDVYHYLVNTPSPYTGADLKAYKSLDAFNFVINGWVRNILVQETADDIFATTASVFHSQYLNKEPLKAWLAAKTDGTIITAHCTCKAGLSEACSHTAAVAFALYVYAKSKQDVGVTQLPCSWLGNSSTKESPAQYATLAVIDFTRPAKRLTSVLHVQQGPTRQAPFQRNPILAPSQIEKAEFYRSLHSSNPTAALLSILPTYCEAFIPKSHSIPKPLSSLYNAENLQKDYNQLLEESNKILCGDLLNITEEQVNIIIDSTRDQYKSKVWFGQRCGRVTASVCKAVVKSDVYNPPKSLIKSICYLGNTNFSTKETRQDVFSILWKLIY; from the exons ATGTCAGACATCGATGTTAATGATGACGGAACGTTAACCCATTTAacatttgatagcctgtcacggGAACGTTATTTGGCTAAAATTGCCTTAATTGGGGGTGTTGATCCGTACACCACACCAGTTGATGGTATGGTGGCTTTAACAGCGGCAGTCAGATACCCAAATGTGGAGTACCACGATGTGTATCATTATTTAGTGAACACGCCCTCCCCATACACAGGAGCAGACTTGAAAGCATACAAGTCCCTTGACGCGTTTAATTTCGTGATCAATGGATGGGTGAGAAATATACTCGTCCAAGAAACAGCTGATGACATATTCGCCACAACAGCATCG GTATTCCATTCACAGTATTTGAATAAGGAGCCTTTGAAAGCGTGGCTGGCAGCGAAAACGGATGGCACTATTATTACAGCCCACTGCACGTGTAAAGCTGGACTAAGCGAAGCATGCTCACATACTGCAGCTGTCGCTTTTGCCCTGTATGTTTATGCGAAGTCCAAGCAGGATGTCGGTGTCACTCAGTTGCCTTGTTCATGGTTGGGGAACTCATCTACAAAGGAAAGTCCGGCCCAGTATGCTACCCTGGCCGTTATTGATTTTACTCGCCCTGCAAAGAGGTTGACATCTGTCCTTCATGTGCAGCAAGGTCCAACCAGACAGGCACCATTTCAGAGAAACCCAATTTTAGCACCAAGTCAGATTGAGAAAGCAGAATTCTACAGAAGTCTACATTCATCCAACCCAACTGCTGCACTTCTCTCCATACTTCCTACATACTGTGAGGCATTCATACCCAAATCACACTCCATCCCAAAGCCACTCTCGTCACTATACAATGCAGAGAATCTGCAGAAAGACTACAATCAACTCCTGGAAGAGAGTAACAAGATTCTTTGTGGAGATCTGCTGAATATCACTGAAGAACAG GTAAACATCATCATAGACAGCACCAGAGATCAGTACAAGTCAAAGGTGTGGTTTGGCCAGAGGTGTGGGAGAGTCACAGCATCTGTCTGTAAAGCTGTTGTCAAGTCTGATGTGTATAACCCACCAAAATCACTGATCAAGTCCATCTGTTACCTTGGGAACACTAATTTTTCAACTAAAGAAACTAGGCAAGATGTCTTCAGTATATTGTGGAAACTTATTTATTAA